From a single Acidobacteriota bacterium genomic region:
- a CDS encoding DUF3060 domain-containing protein: protein MKKLVLLLVCTVLIGCDVQSGISKKSVEKYMPTPTPTVEPTPTEEPIDPADVVNVDTAQQGPLLSVNGPNVTKTVNCDRYNRVMINSGGNKVTIKGACNQVMVNGDENEITAEATMEFVFNGTGNNATYSKFANGKRPRVTDNLGGNLAEKADAPVDKKDGK from the coding sequence ATGAAAAAGCTGGTTCTTTTGTTGGTCTGTACGGTTCTTATCGGGTGCGATGTGCAAAGCGGCATCTCGAAAAAGAGCGTCGAAAAGTATATGCCGACGCCTACGCCGACCGTGGAACCGACCCCGACCGAAGAACCGATCGACCCGGCTGATGTGGTGAACGTTGATACCGCCCAACAAGGGCCGCTGCTGAGCGTCAACGGCCCGAACGTGACAAAGACCGTCAACTGTGACCGCTATAATCGCGTTATGATCAATAGCGGCGGGAACAAGGTGACCATAAAGGGCGCATGCAATCAGGTGATGGTCAATGGCGATGAGAACGAGATCACGGCCGAGGCGACGATGGAGTTTGTCTTTAACGGCACCGGAAACAATGCGACTTACTCAAAGTTTGCGAACGGTAAACGGCCTCGCGTCACCGATAATTTAGGCGGCAACCTTGCAGAAAAGGCCGACGCCCCAGTTGACAAAAAAGACGGGAAGTAA